A single region of the Mycobacterium avium subsp. avium genome encodes:
- a CDS encoding amidohydrolase family protein, whose product MLVSDDKAFEVWDADNHMYETIDAYTRYLPEKYAEALKFIDVNGRKKLQILGTVTECIPNPTYEVIPTPGAWSDYFRGINPEGKTLRELAEPIRCPDEFRRPDLRLALMDRQGVYGAVMFPTTAGMLEERTKSDTELTHVVAHAFNRWLLDDWTFNYQDRIFPVPAISLNDPALGVQELEWCLNNGARTVLIRPAPVPREDGTSRSPALPEFDDFWRLVENSGISVQMHNSDSGYERYVDDWEEATEFNGFALSKLRGFIYEESRNIFDTLAAFIAHGVFERFPGLRIGVVENGGSWAQRLMDVFDRVYRKRPYDFSEHPCDVFRRHVWINPFHEEDMSHLVDILGADRVMFGSDYPHPEGLAEPADFVKELEDLPEDTRARVMGGNLKELIGV is encoded by the coding sequence GTGCTGGTGAGCGACGACAAAGCGTTTGAGGTCTGGGACGCCGACAACCACATGTACGAGACGATCGACGCCTACACGCGATATCTGCCGGAGAAATACGCCGAGGCGCTGAAATTCATCGACGTCAACGGGCGCAAGAAGTTGCAGATCTTGGGCACGGTCACGGAGTGCATCCCCAACCCGACATACGAGGTGATCCCCACACCCGGCGCCTGGTCCGATTACTTCCGGGGCATAAACCCAGAGGGCAAGACGTTGCGGGAGCTCGCCGAACCGATCCGCTGCCCCGATGAGTTCAGGCGGCCCGACCTACGCCTGGCGCTGATGGACCGGCAGGGCGTCTACGGCGCCGTGATGTTCCCGACGACAGCGGGCATGCTCGAAGAACGGACCAAATCCGACACCGAGCTCACCCACGTGGTCGCGCATGCGTTCAATCGGTGGTTACTCGACGACTGGACATTCAACTACCAGGACCGGATCTTCCCCGTTCCTGCGATCTCGCTGAACGATCCCGCGCTGGGCGTGCAGGAACTCGAATGGTGCCTGAACAATGGCGCCCGGACGGTATTGATCCGGCCGGCACCCGTTCCGCGCGAGGACGGCACGTCGCGGTCACCGGCGCTGCCGGAGTTCGACGATTTCTGGCGACTGGTCGAGAATTCGGGTATCTCGGTGCAGATGCACAACTCGGACTCCGGCTATGAGCGCTACGTCGACGACTGGGAGGAAGCTACGGAGTTCAACGGATTCGCGCTGAGCAAGCTGCGGGGTTTCATCTACGAGGAGAGCCGAAACATCTTCGACACGCTCGCGGCGTTCATCGCGCACGGGGTGTTCGAGCGGTTCCCAGGGCTGCGCATCGGCGTGGTCGAGAACGGCGGGTCGTGGGCGCAGCGCCTGATGGACGTGTTCGACCGCGTATACCGCAAGAGGCCATACGACTTCAGCGAGCATCCCTGCGATGTCTTCCGCAGACACGTGTGGATCAATCCGTTCCACGAGGAGGACATGTCGCACCTCGTCGACATCCTGGGTGCGGATCGGGTGATGTTCGGCTCGGACTACCCGCACCCCGAGGGGCTGGCCGAGCCCGCGGATTTCGTCAAGGAACTCGAGGATCTTCCGGAGGACACTAGGGCACGAGTGATGGGCGGCAACCTCAAGGAGCTCATCGGCGTCTAG
- a CDS encoding SDR family oxidoreductase: protein MASSTVVLGAADGLARELADGLDGIVAVPGRGLASGITGAVVVVGTDPAPRPSDAAGLSGEEWDHIVDGMMWPALAALQRARSALAPHGGRIVVVVPTIGMAGAARLVAYTTAVEGIRAMAKSAARQWKREDVSVNLVAAPLRLFTPEMDSFTAHLTTAVVHDDSTLLHTVVEAVKFLLRPDIDHLVGETIVADGGAVMLP from the coding sequence GTGGCGTCGTCCACAGTCGTCTTGGGCGCGGCCGACGGTCTGGCGCGCGAGCTGGCAGACGGACTCGACGGCATCGTCGCGGTACCCGGACGTGGGCTGGCATCGGGCATCACCGGAGCGGTCGTAGTCGTCGGTACCGATCCGGCCCCGCGGCCGTCCGACGCGGCCGGCCTCAGTGGCGAGGAATGGGATCACATCGTCGACGGGATGATGTGGCCCGCCCTCGCTGCACTCCAGCGGGCACGGTCCGCGTTAGCACCGCACGGGGGACGAATCGTCGTTGTCGTGCCGACAATCGGCATGGCGGGCGCGGCCCGACTGGTGGCGTACACCACCGCAGTGGAAGGCATCCGCGCGATGGCGAAATCCGCTGCGCGGCAATGGAAGCGCGAAGACGTGTCCGTCAACCTGGTCGCGGCCCCTCTGCGACTGTTCACGCCCGAGATGGACTCTTTTACCGCGCACCTCACCACGGCTGTGGTCCACGACGATTCGACGCTTCTCCACACCGTCGTCGAGGCGGTGAAATTCCTCTTGCGGCCGGATATCGATCACCTCGTCGGCGAGACGATCGTCGCCGACGGAGGGGCGGTGATGCTGCCATGA
- a CDS encoding SDR family NAD(P)-dependent oxidoreductase translates to MSLHGLTALVTGSGAGVGRGIAMALASAGAHVVVATRSETGLAVAEEITARGHDATWARCDVTDGDAVAGAIQLSLATTGRLDAVVHNATSNASSQPHQLADVDRSVWGDHYSVSLRGAHFCAVSVFPALKKRGGTFLVMTSPAGIEGSATLPLYATMKGALRGFAKSLAREWAPHGITVNVVSPLAYSPAMTLAISAEPAMEERLARRIPLGRIGDPESDIGSAVAYLIGPAARYVTGQTLGVDGGHFMNL, encoded by the coding sequence ATGAGCCTGCACGGTCTCACCGCGCTGGTGACTGGTTCGGGCGCCGGGGTTGGCCGCGGCATCGCCATGGCTCTCGCCTCGGCCGGGGCGCACGTCGTCGTCGCCACCCGGTCCGAAACGGGATTGGCCGTCGCGGAGGAAATCACCGCGCGGGGCCACGATGCGACGTGGGCACGATGCGATGTGACCGACGGTGACGCAGTGGCGGGCGCGATACAGCTGTCCCTGGCGACCACCGGTCGGCTCGATGCCGTGGTGCACAACGCCACGAGCAACGCCTCGAGCCAGCCGCACCAACTGGCTGATGTCGATCGTTCCGTTTGGGGCGACCACTACTCGGTGTCACTTCGTGGAGCGCACTTCTGCGCCGTTTCAGTATTTCCCGCGTTGAAGAAGCGGGGCGGCACCTTCCTCGTCATGACCTCACCCGCCGGCATCGAAGGCAGCGCGACCCTGCCGCTCTACGCCACAATGAAGGGCGCGTTGCGCGGTTTCGCCAAGAGCCTCGCGCGGGAATGGGCCCCTCACGGCATCACGGTGAATGTTGTTTCACCGCTGGCATATTCACCCGCGATGACCTTGGCGATAAGCGCCGAGCCGGCGATGGAGGAAAGGCTGGCACGCCGAATCCCGCTGGGACGCATCGGAGACCCCGAAAGCGATATCGGCTCAGCCGTGGCATACCTTATCGGTCCCGCCGCTCGCTACGTCACCGGGCAAACCCTCGGTGTCGATGGCGGCCATTTCATGAACCTCTGA
- a CDS encoding acyl-CoA dehydrogenase family protein gives MPSSEVDELRSVVRDYLSATSPSETVRKLMATDIGYDEASWRQMAGELGLQGIVVPERWGGAGAGVVELAVVFEEMGRALVCSPFFATVALATQAILASEDDAAVERFVPGFVDGSTTATLILNGQLGAWDPDAVTLRADRRGAGYRIRGEAPLVIDGHTADVVLAPAITDAGVSLFAVRAGPEGLCRTPLAGLDRTRKVARVQFDGAPAELIGTDGGAANFLARTSDLALVALTAEQVGAAQRCLDMAVDYAKNRIQFGRPIGSFQAVKHRCADMLVQVEGARSAQSHAAAVAGTDDLPTAASVAKMVCSEAFLQVALDNMRIHGGIGFTWEHDAHLYVRRAKASQLIFGDPDYHAQRLATLVSE, from the coding sequence GTGCCGTCAAGTGAGGTCGACGAACTTCGCAGCGTCGTCCGCGACTACTTGAGCGCGACATCGCCCAGCGAGACCGTTCGCAAGCTGATGGCGACGGACATCGGGTACGACGAGGCGTCGTGGCGCCAGATGGCGGGCGAGTTGGGACTGCAGGGCATAGTCGTGCCGGAACGATGGGGCGGGGCCGGTGCCGGTGTGGTCGAACTTGCGGTGGTGTTCGAGGAAATGGGACGCGCGCTGGTGTGCTCCCCCTTCTTCGCCACCGTGGCGCTGGCGACCCAGGCCATTCTCGCCAGCGAGGACGACGCGGCGGTGGAGCGGTTCGTTCCTGGGTTCGTCGACGGTTCCACCACCGCGACGCTGATCCTCAACGGCCAACTCGGCGCGTGGGACCCGGATGCCGTGACGTTGCGGGCCGACCGCCGGGGCGCCGGTTATCGGATCCGTGGTGAGGCGCCGCTCGTTATCGACGGTCACACCGCGGACGTCGTCTTGGCGCCGGCCATCACCGACGCGGGCGTGTCGTTGTTCGCGGTACGTGCCGGGCCAGAGGGGCTTTGTCGCACGCCGTTGGCCGGACTCGACCGCACCCGCAAGGTGGCGCGGGTGCAGTTCGACGGCGCACCGGCGGAGCTGATCGGAACAGACGGTGGTGCCGCGAACTTCCTTGCCCGCACATCGGACCTCGCGCTCGTCGCGCTGACGGCCGAACAGGTCGGCGCGGCGCAACGGTGCCTCGATATGGCCGTCGACTACGCCAAGAATCGAATTCAGTTCGGTCGGCCGATCGGTAGTTTCCAAGCGGTGAAGCACCGGTGCGCGGACATGTTGGTTCAGGTGGAGGGCGCGCGATCGGCCCAATCGCATGCGGCCGCAGTGGCCGGCACCGATGATCTCCCGACCGCCGCGTCGGTCGCGAAGATGGTGTGTTCGGAAGCCTTCCTGCAGGTTGCGCTCGACAACATGCGCATCCACGGCGGAATCGGCTTCACCTGGGAACACGACGCCCATTTGTACGTCCGGCGCGCCAAGGCCAGTCAGCTGATCTTCGGCGACCCGGACTACCACGCGCAGCGCCTGGCCACGCTCGTCTCTGAATGA
- a CDS encoding class I adenylate-forming enzyme family protein: MTSRPAAQTYWSLVETAARAHPDWVVLADDYGRSLSCAQLRDSALTCAAALAQRGIGAGTVVSWQLPTTLETMVVMTALARLGAVQNPVLPIWRESELRFVTAQLGTEVIIVPGLWRDFDHTALAYQLARERAGERPMSVVVVDHDAPVTGGLRLPVGEPKELPPPPSGGEEPRWIYYSSGTTAAPKGARHCDRSVIAGSAGVIGIVGASSRDVNPIAFPVSHIGGAAMLSAALLTGMKLVLFDAFDPVETPVAIAAHRPTLLGSATPFFVAFMAAQAKHGDEPLYPDLRGCVGGGAPITAELGHQVRQTLSVDGVANAWGLTEFPVATSQAPNGPAELLDHTVGKPVPGVAVRVVDEAGQQVSRGTEGELRLKGPQCFLGYVDATLDAHAFDAEGWFRTGDLGRIDDDGNVVVTGRIKDAIIRNAENISALEVEGVLASHPAVADVAIIGVPDERTGERVCAVVVARPGVAVTLSSVFEHCQARGLSKHKTPERLEIVDALPRNSTGKVLKTELRARFG; this comes from the coding sequence ATGACCTCACGTCCTGCGGCGCAGACCTACTGGTCCCTGGTGGAGACCGCCGCGCGGGCGCACCCCGACTGGGTTGTCCTCGCGGACGACTATGGGCGCAGCCTGTCGTGCGCGCAGCTGCGGGACTCCGCACTGACTTGTGCGGCGGCGCTGGCGCAGCGGGGGATCGGTGCGGGCACGGTGGTGTCCTGGCAACTGCCGACCACGCTGGAGACGATGGTCGTCATGACGGCGCTGGCGCGCCTCGGTGCGGTGCAGAACCCGGTGCTGCCGATATGGCGGGAGAGCGAACTGCGGTTTGTGACAGCACAACTCGGGACCGAAGTCATCATCGTCCCGGGATTGTGGCGCGACTTCGACCACACCGCGCTCGCGTATCAGCTCGCCCGTGAACGTGCCGGTGAGCGGCCCATGTCCGTCGTGGTCGTCGACCACGACGCACCCGTCACCGGCGGGCTTCGGCTGCCGGTGGGGGAACCAAAAGAGCTGCCTCCACCGCCGAGCGGCGGCGAGGAACCGCGGTGGATCTACTATTCGTCGGGCACGACGGCGGCACCGAAAGGGGCGCGGCACTGCGACCGGTCGGTCATCGCCGGTTCGGCAGGGGTCATCGGGATCGTCGGGGCGTCCAGTCGCGACGTCAACCCGATCGCGTTTCCGGTTTCGCACATCGGAGGCGCCGCGATGCTCTCCGCGGCCCTGCTCACCGGGATGAAGCTGGTGCTGTTCGACGCCTTCGACCCCGTCGAGACCCCTGTCGCCATCGCGGCGCACCGCCCGACTCTGCTGGGCAGCGCGACGCCTTTCTTCGTCGCCTTCATGGCGGCGCAGGCGAAGCATGGCGACGAACCGCTCTACCCCGATCTGCGGGGCTGCGTCGGAGGGGGTGCGCCAATCACCGCCGAGCTCGGTCACCAAGTGCGACAAACGCTTTCGGTCGACGGCGTGGCCAATGCGTGGGGCTTGACCGAATTTCCGGTCGCCACCTCTCAGGCGCCGAACGGTCCGGCGGAGCTGCTGGATCACACCGTCGGCAAACCGGTGCCCGGCGTTGCGGTACGGGTCGTCGACGAAGCTGGACAGCAGGTGTCGCGTGGCACGGAGGGGGAGTTGCGGCTCAAGGGGCCGCAGTGCTTCCTCGGCTACGTCGACGCAACTCTGGATGCCCACGCGTTCGACGCCGAAGGATGGTTCCGCACAGGAGATCTGGGCCGCATCGACGACGACGGCAACGTCGTCGTCACCGGCCGGATCAAGGATGCGATCATCCGCAATGCGGAGAACATCTCGGCCTTGGAGGTCGAGGGTGTCCTGGCCAGCCACCCGGCGGTGGCCGACGTGGCGATCATCGGGGTGCCGGATGAGCGGACCGGCGAGCGTGTTTGCGCCGTCGTCGTCGCGCGCCCGGGTGTGGCGGTGACGCTTTCGTCGGTCTTCGAACACTGTCAAGCGCGGGGACTGAGCAAGCACAAAACGCCCGAACGACTCGAAATCGTGGATGCGCTGCCCCGGAATAGCACCGGCAAGGTCCTCAAGACCGAGCTGCGGGCGCGGTTCGGCTGA
- a CDS encoding acyl-CoA dehydrogenase family protein produces the protein MADDDVDLDLLRGSAREFLAERGEKESVKDLAAMDWTALLVGEEAGGAGWRPVETCVIAEELGRANDRSAWFGTTMSAGALASAPADVREQLLPGLLAGTTVAGFAAADASARIIRGNEVDIIVLLGRNGIHLIRDPDPARTVLDGDLLDVTRTVWRIDLTDAPSTLIGPPGRATELMAVARLLVSADSLGAASMTLERLTAYLRERVAFGAPIASFQAIQHRLVELLVFEVKARAVIMKAARAIASGDERATALAAAAHAFVAAKASAAVDECMQLSGGIGFTWEYPLHYELRRVFTNSHLIGTARSSRALLAEVSGW, from the coding sequence ATGGCAGACGACGACGTCGACCTCGACCTGCTGCGCGGGTCTGCGCGGGAGTTTTTGGCCGAGCGCGGCGAAAAGGAATCCGTCAAGGACCTTGCCGCGATGGACTGGACCGCGCTGCTCGTCGGTGAGGAGGCGGGTGGCGCAGGCTGGCGTCCCGTCGAAACGTGCGTCATAGCCGAAGAACTCGGACGAGCGAACGACAGGTCGGCATGGTTCGGTACCACAATGTCGGCCGGCGCGCTTGCCTCGGCGCCCGCCGATGTGAGGGAACAGTTGCTCCCCGGTCTGCTCGCCGGCACGACGGTAGCGGGCTTCGCCGCCGCGGACGCCTCCGCACGGATCATTCGCGGCAATGAAGTCGACATCATTGTGCTTCTGGGACGCAACGGAATTCACCTGATTCGTGACCCGGATCCCGCGCGGACGGTGCTGGACGGCGACTTGCTCGACGTCACCAGAACGGTCTGGCGTATCGACCTCACCGACGCGCCCAGCACCCTGATCGGGCCGCCCGGCAGGGCCACAGAGCTGATGGCCGTGGCTCGGCTGCTCGTTTCCGCCGACTCCTTGGGCGCCGCCTCGATGACCCTTGAACGTCTGACGGCATACCTGCGGGAGCGCGTGGCGTTCGGGGCGCCGATCGCGAGCTTCCAAGCGATTCAGCACCGGCTCGTCGAGCTGCTGGTCTTCGAGGTCAAAGCCCGGGCCGTCATCATGAAAGCGGCGCGCGCCATAGCCTCCGGCGACGAAAGGGCGACCGCCCTGGCGGCGGCCGCGCACGCGTTCGTGGCGGCGAAAGCATCGGCCGCCGTGGACGAATGCATGCAACTGTCTGGCGGCATCGGATTCACTTGGGAGTACCCGCTGCACTACGAACTGCGTCGCGTCTTCACCAACTCTCACCTGATCGGCACGGCGCGGTCGAGTCGCGCGCTGCTGGCGGAGGTGTCCGGCTGGTGA
- a CDS encoding class I adenylate-forming enzyme family protein: MNLATLLDGLPDVAVHTVGAEVSRDELSASAQRLGKLLAESGLATGQVVAAMLPNDATTIAALFGTWHAGGVYTPLNPRAADPEILAQLETLRPVAIITTPALAQRFSTHHLPVITGEALSWTRVASSGHSAGEPCYDDDVALLQFTSGTTGPPKPVPLRHSTVLDLIDRLLAKLRGTKPGLENASAPPKRPPMPNLVPLSLSLWAGIYQVLFAFRAGSGVVLMDRFSPTDFAALVRRHQLRSTVLPPAALTMVLHDDSLADLSPLKIVRSITAPLSPVQARRFRDKFGVIVLNSYGQTELGGEVVGWSAADAREWGETKLGSVGRPLPGIDVTIADDEVMVRTPTTAARKIDPAFLDRLTDDGWFHTGDLGWFDDDGFLWLDGRVSDMINRGGLKVFPGTVEDVLLAADGVREAAVVGVPDERLGEVPWAFVVRGDESVSEAGLVSWCRERLTPYRVPVRIVFVEQLPRNDVGKVVKRDLAALADV, encoded by the coding sequence CACACGGTCGGCGCCGAGGTATCCCGTGACGAGCTGTCGGCCAGTGCCCAGCGACTCGGCAAGCTGCTCGCCGAGTCCGGGCTGGCGACGGGACAGGTCGTCGCCGCGATGCTGCCCAACGACGCCACCACCATCGCCGCGCTGTTCGGCACGTGGCACGCCGGCGGCGTGTACACACCGCTAAACCCCAGGGCGGCCGATCCCGAGATCCTCGCCCAGCTGGAAACGCTGCGCCCCGTTGCCATCATCACGACCCCCGCACTCGCACAACGTTTCTCGACTCATCACCTGCCCGTAATCACCGGCGAGGCGCTGTCGTGGACCAGGGTCGCGTCGTCAGGCCACTCGGCCGGCGAGCCGTGCTACGACGACGACGTCGCGCTGCTGCAGTTCACTTCCGGCACCACGGGACCGCCGAAGCCGGTGCCGCTTCGTCACAGCACGGTGCTCGATCTGATCGACCGGCTGCTGGCCAAACTTCGCGGCACGAAACCTGGCTTGGAAAATGCGTCGGCCCCACCGAAGAGGCCCCCCATGCCGAACCTGGTGCCCTTGTCGTTGTCGCTGTGGGCCGGCATCTACCAGGTGCTGTTCGCGTTCCGGGCCGGTTCGGGCGTCGTGCTGATGGACCGGTTCTCACCGACGGATTTCGCCGCGCTGGTCCGGCGCCACCAGCTGCGATCCACGGTGCTGCCGCCCGCGGCGCTGACCATGGTTCTGCACGACGACTCGCTGGCCGACCTCTCGCCACTGAAGATCGTGCGGTCGATCACCGCTCCCCTGTCGCCCGTGCAGGCGCGCCGGTTCCGGGACAAATTCGGGGTGATAGTGCTGAACTCCTACGGCCAGACCGAACTCGGGGGTGAGGTGGTGGGCTGGTCGGCCGCCGACGCCCGGGAGTGGGGCGAGACCAAACTGGGTTCGGTCGGCAGGCCGCTGCCCGGCATCGACGTCACAATCGCCGACGACGAGGTGATGGTCCGCACGCCCACGACGGCCGCCCGGAAGATCGATCCAGCCTTCCTGGACCGGCTGACCGACGACGGCTGGTTCCACACCGGCGACCTCGGGTGGTTCGACGACGACGGCTTTCTGTGGCTCGACGGCCGAGTATCGGACATGATCAATCGTGGTGGCCTCAAAGTGTTTCCCGGCACGGTAGAGGACGTCCTGCTGGCCGCCGATGGGGTGCGCGAAGCCGCCGTCGTCGGCGTTCCGGACGAGCGGCTCGGGGAGGTGCCGTGGGCGTTCGTCGTCAGAGGCGATGAGTCGGTCTCCGAGGCCGGCCTCGTGTCGTGGTGTCGAGAGCGTCTGACGCCCTACCGGGTTCCGGTACGCATCGTGTTCGTCGAACAGCTGCCCCGCAACGATGTCGGCAAGGTGGTCAAGCGCGACCTCGCTGCGCTCGCGGACGTGTGA
- a CDS encoding acyl-CoA dehydrogenase family protein has protein sequence MSAFVNRPTEAQLTEFRHRVRAHIAEHAPAIEAREGHRAPETAEQEALLRTWFAGLFEAGFAGADWPVEYGGRDDYHPLHDRIVSEEILRARAPRPVDQVNLAAHVLLHFGSDEQKRMLLPSIRRSEHVWCQLLSEPDAGSDIAGVRSRGTRQDDGSWRLDGQKTWITDGHWADMGLALMRTDPASSRHHGLSVFAVPLSADGVEVRPIRTIGDAIEVNEVFLTGVRVGAESLIGAAGDGWSIIMAGLDFERFGIGGNVVLLELLIDDLVVVARHAQVDGTPALESADIRQKVAELAVEVEVAKAFIDDHVERLTSGDERPGDGSIAKLSFAETYHRVAAYGAQLAASATVAGVADPEVQNAKQRLRECWLWSRAYTISGGSSEMMRNILAKRRLHLPSR, from the coding sequence GTGAGCGCTTTCGTCAACCGGCCCACCGAGGCGCAGCTGACCGAGTTCAGGCATCGCGTCAGGGCACACATCGCCGAACACGCACCGGCGATCGAGGCGCGCGAAGGCCACCGAGCGCCCGAGACCGCCGAGCAGGAAGCCCTGTTGCGCACGTGGTTCGCCGGCTTGTTCGAGGCGGGGTTTGCCGGTGCGGACTGGCCGGTCGAATACGGCGGTCGCGACGACTACCACCCGCTGCACGACCGCATCGTGAGCGAGGAGATCCTGCGCGCCCGCGCGCCGCGCCCGGTGGACCAGGTGAACCTGGCCGCCCATGTCCTTCTGCACTTCGGGTCCGACGAGCAGAAACGAATGCTGCTGCCATCGATTCGGCGCAGCGAACATGTCTGGTGCCAGTTGCTCAGCGAGCCCGACGCCGGCAGCGACATCGCCGGAGTGCGCAGCCGCGGTACGCGGCAAGACGACGGCAGCTGGCGCCTCGACGGGCAGAAGACCTGGATCACCGACGGCCACTGGGCCGACATGGGCCTCGCTCTGATGCGCACCGACCCGGCGTCGTCGCGCCACCACGGCCTGTCGGTCTTCGCCGTGCCGCTCTCGGCAGACGGCGTCGAGGTTCGTCCGATCCGCACGATCGGTGATGCGATCGAGGTCAATGAGGTCTTCCTCACCGGAGTCCGCGTCGGTGCCGAGAGCCTGATCGGCGCAGCGGGCGACGGCTGGTCAATCATCATGGCGGGCCTGGACTTTGAACGATTCGGCATCGGTGGAAACGTCGTTCTGCTGGAACTGTTGATCGATGATCTGGTCGTCGTGGCCCGCCACGCGCAGGTCGACGGCACACCCGCGCTGGAGTCCGCCGACATACGCCAGAAGGTCGCCGAGTTGGCCGTGGAGGTCGAAGTGGCCAAGGCGTTCATCGACGATCACGTGGAGCGGCTGACATCGGGCGACGAACGACCGGGTGACGGCTCGATCGCGAAGTTGAGTTTTGCGGAGACATACCACCGCGTCGCGGCTTACGGCGCCCAGTTGGCGGCGTCCGCGACCGTCGCCGGGGTCGCGGACCCGGAGGTGCAGAACGCCAAACAACGGTTGCGGGAATGCTGGTTGTGGTCGCGCGCCTACACGATTTCGGGCGGCAGTTCGGAGATGATGCGCAACATTCTTGCCAAGCGCCGACTGCACCTGCCGAGCCGATGA
- a CDS encoding amidohydrolase family protein, which produces MTTKLDYGIFDCDTHCYETRDAFTRYLPEEFRDRAITTVRGADGVEVILAGHRVATFNSEGGLGLDVAYRPGSLKEMLKQTGSGNPEESYEPQPMQPEFIERGARLAVMAEQNIERMVIYPSGMALAAEHYVDDTAALYANLRSFNRWFDEEWGFNYEDKIFATALMSLRDLDSAIAETEAIIAQGAKFVLLPTGPAYGRSPGDPYFDPIYARLQEAGCILVFHIMPFWYFNAISPAWGQNSDPASWHMSAWQWMNVYGQRPIEETLSALIFDNLFGRFPGLNVLVAEHGAEWVPFFVKHMDKSRGMGRNGPWIGGKLTERPSAIFRRHVRVVPYPEDDIPGIVAGLGYDDCLVMGSDYPHAEGLAVPAEFAKLLDPLDDATKRRIMRDNADQLFSRS; this is translated from the coding sequence GTGACGACGAAACTCGACTACGGCATCTTTGACTGCGACACCCACTGCTACGAGACGCGGGACGCGTTCACCCGTTATCTGCCGGAGGAGTTTCGGGACCGGGCGATCACCACCGTGCGCGGAGCGGACGGCGTCGAGGTGATCCTTGCGGGACATCGGGTCGCCACGTTCAACAGCGAAGGGGGACTGGGCCTCGATGTCGCTTATCGGCCGGGCTCGCTCAAGGAGATGCTCAAGCAGACGGGATCGGGCAACCCCGAGGAGTCCTACGAGCCGCAACCCATGCAACCGGAATTCATCGAGCGCGGTGCACGCCTTGCCGTCATGGCGGAGCAGAACATCGAGCGTATGGTCATCTATCCCAGCGGTATGGCCCTGGCCGCCGAACACTACGTCGACGACACAGCGGCACTGTACGCCAACCTGCGCTCGTTCAACCGATGGTTCGACGAAGAGTGGGGTTTCAACTACGAAGACAAAATTTTCGCCACGGCGCTGATGTCGTTGCGCGACTTGGATTCTGCGATCGCCGAGACGGAGGCCATCATCGCGCAGGGCGCAAAGTTCGTGCTGTTGCCGACCGGGCCGGCTTACGGTCGATCGCCTGGCGACCCGTACTTCGACCCGATTTATGCACGCTTGCAGGAGGCCGGCTGCATCCTGGTGTTCCACATCATGCCGTTCTGGTACTTCAATGCGATCTCGCCCGCCTGGGGACAAAACTCCGACCCGGCTTCTTGGCACATGTCGGCGTGGCAGTGGATGAATGTCTACGGCCAGCGCCCGATCGAGGAGACGTTGTCCGCTCTCATCTTCGACAACCTCTTCGGTCGCTTCCCGGGCCTGAACGTCCTCGTCGCCGAGCACGGGGCGGAATGGGTGCCGTTCTTCGTCAAACACATGGACAAGAGCAGAGGGATGGGCCGCAACGGGCCTTGGATTGGTGGGAAGCTGACGGAGCGGCCTTCGGCGATCTTCCGCCGTCATGTCCGTGTCGTGCCGTACCCCGAGGACGACATCCCAGGAATCGTCGCGGGCTTGGGATACGACGACTGCTTGGTGATGGGCTCGGATTACCCGCACGCCGAAGGCCTGGCCGTGCCGGCCGAATTTGCCAAGCTGCTCGACCCGCTCGACGACGCCACCAAGCGGCGGATCATGCGTGACAACGCCGACCAGTTGTTCTCCCGGAGCTAA